Within Diabrotica virgifera virgifera chromosome 7, PGI_DIABVI_V3a, the genomic segment TACCTCTATAGTCTAGTCTTAtgttataaatttaataaacttaccGGTACCTGATACAGAACTCTGTTAGGGTAAGTGCACTAtgtatatataatgtatttttccgcaaatcgccaggaaattttgacattcctgtcaaaatttcttgaagaaaaagtcaggacttacttactgtaaggaaatgtcatttccttactgtaaggaaatgatatttccgtacagtatatatatatatatatatatatatatatatatatatatatatatatatatatatatatatatatatatatatatatatatatatatatatcaggaatgtttgacaattcaacctcaatacgtttccatagtaacccaagtaattttattaggaatttcaaagcaccatttatttgggaataaaattatcgcgtttttttttaaatcaatcaatatctgtcgaattttaaacgatttgcggaaaaatagtatgtttacctcgtaggaaaagccacattcctggactctgtgttgctaagtctcggcttgcgcctcgacttagcaatcttcacagtcgtccaggaatgttaagcttttcctacccggtaaacaatgtactatagCCTAATTAGTATTGGGAAATAAAAACGACAAAATCAAATTGACGAGGCAAATCACACAAAATGTATTACACAAGTTAGTTATTCTTACAGTGTTCGAAAAAGAGTTgtacatattattttaaaatgtttaatgaaTTGTTTAATTGAACCTTCTATTGAACAGAAAAATGTAACTGATGGAGTTCATTTTAAAAGGAACTTTAGTCTTCTCCCTTTTTGAGCGGCGAATTCGTCTACAACAATTTCAGGGTGACATAGGAGATTGTAGCTAAGTTCTCGTTCTATTGAAATCACTCCCAAACTGTGAAGTCTTTGCCCCATCATTGTAGATCTTAAGCAGTTTTTAATTCGTCTCATCGATGAGAAACTTCTTTCAGCTGTCGCCGAACTTACAGGCATCACTAGAACAACGGACACTATATATCTCAACTCATTGAATGAACCGAAGGAAAAAAGCTCTTTATACAGATCTTCTGTACTTTTACATTTGGAAAACATAGATTTGCCTAAGTCACACTGTGCTTTTAGTTGAATGCAAAACTCTTCATCTTTTCCCCAAAATTTAGCAAAGGAACACAATTCTTTTGGATCCAGAAAATTTTGTGAGTTTGGATTACATGATGATATGCAAGCTAGAAGACTTGAATTTTCTGAGAAtctcttttccatttcttctgaAATATTATCAACTATGCTAAAGAGTTCTGCTTTAAATTGAGTTTTTTTAGAAACACTTTCATCATTGCACGTTGATTTCCCTTTTCCGGTAGTTTCAAAAACTAAAAAGTCAGATAGACTGCTGGATGGCGTCTGCTTTCTTATAGGTCTGTTTTCCACACTAAAGTCACTCACACTTCCTTGAACTTGAAAAATGTCTTGAGCTTTTTTGTATAACTCTTCAAACTTGTCATCTGTTCGCATCTTACATAGACTTTCTATTGTTGCTTTAATAAGTCTTAAGCTTTTCCCAATGTCAATGTTTAATGACTGTAGTTGCTTGGAAAGTATGTTTAGGTAGCATAAAATTTCGTCTAAGCAAACAAGAAAATAAATTACATCAAAAGAACGAAATTGGGTGAGGAGGCCTTTAGCTTCTGCAGCTTCTCTTGGCTTAGCTTTATTTTGAGCACATTTTTGCAGTGCCACTACAATTGAGCTAAACTGGGTTTTGAAAAAGTTAACTCCTTTGTACTTTGAGACATATCTTGTATCGCTATGCTGGGGAACTTTCAACTTCTTGGTCCCACTTTTAGTTTTTACTTCAAATGAGAACAATTCATTGCGTAAAGTTGAAGCAGACTGGAAAGCATATATTGCTTCTAACAGGCCGATAGTATCACCAACGGACTGTACACGTTTACTTACATCGACAAGAACTAGGTTGAGCCTGTGAGCATGACAGTGCACATATGGGCAGGGGTTTCTCGTGATTTCCCTCACTAATGCCTGTACACCGGAAAATTTTCCAGACATAACGGATGCTCCGTCGTAAGACTGGCTGACACAGAGCTGAATATTAAGCCCGATgtggtttaaaaaatattgtattttgtttgCCAGAGCTAATGCGTCCAGCTTAGTCAATTGTACAAAACCAAGAAATCGTTCTCTTATCCCTGATTCTAAAACGTATCGGCAGCAAATGCTCATTTATTCTTTATGGCCTTCATCACGAGCCTCATCAATGATCAAACTATAGACTTTgcttccatttttaatttcttctacAATATTTCTTACTATTATATTAGAAGCTGCAGTCAGAATATCAGCTTGAATGTCTTTTGATGTGTATTTAGCATTCTTAGGCATGTTTTTCATATCGTGGTCCAATTTTTCATTTTCAAGACACAGTAAATTAATAAGTTCCTTAAAATTTCCAGAATTGGTCTCAAGAGGCAAACTTTCAGATTCTTCTTCTAATTCTCTGTTTTCGGTATTATCTTCTTCTCCAGACTCTTCTTGTTCAGAATCATCACTGCTATCAGGGGTTCCTTTCTGCTCAATCTGGGGCAATCGTGCTTTCACTTCTCGGTGTCCCCTTAACGCAATATTTTGTCTGGCACAAAATAATGCACTTCTGACGATAGACTTCAAGCACTctcgatttttttcaatttcttttgcGATTTGATCATTGATTTTGGTAGTAACAGCACCAGTTTTTTTAGAATCAATCCAACCTTTATACTTTGAACTGCACATTTTGTGAGAATTTGACGTCTCGTGTTTATCACACATTTTGCCAATATTTTTCCAATCATTATACCCTGTGTTGATAAGGACGTCATGACTTTTTTGTACTAAAAAATGtctacaataaaaacaaaacactgCATCTTTGGTGATAGAGTACTCCAGCCAAGCAAATTTATCGTACCAAATGCTTTTAAAAGATCTAGAATTTTCACTAATGACCCGCCTACGAAAATTTGTTCTTGGCTGCGTGGGCCCAGAACTACAGTCAATGCTAATGTCTACGATGACAGGCGGAGCCGCATTAGTTTTGTCCGGTAAGCCTATTGAGGAACGCGGCAGCGTTCCGCCCCGCCAAGTCCTATTAATATTAGAAGTAGAAGTAGGCCTAATGTCTATACCTGTATGAGGCTGCTGACTCTCTTCTAACCTGGGCCTTTTATTTTTACTGTCATTATCATCTGAATCACTTTTTAATTGAACCTGCACTTCCTTCACTTTTGGCTTTAGCTTCACAACAAATCTGTCCATCGACATCACGTAACAACAGTCACAGCACACCGTATAATAATAATTCACTTCGAAACTCATGAACTGTAAATGCAGACTGACACTGACTGACTGGCAGTGGCACTGTGCTGTGGCTGTGGCAGTGGCGACGGCCAGTGAGGGTGAGTGAGAGAGGGAGACTTGAGCGTGCACGAGAGAGTgtggggggggggagggggtgGCGATTCTGTGTAACCTTGAGCCCGCCCGCTAACAACGCCGGCTATGTCACTACGGCTCTGGCAGTGTAATACACGGCTCGGCCCATTGCGTGATGTATGATCCACAATTCCACATGCGTTGCTCACAAATTTTGGGTAGGCAGTTGCCTACCCTGCCTACCCGCTAAAGCCGCCACTgcacccaccactggcaacccattgttatttttgacgtgaccgccatgtttttggcgacaaacaaaccaaaaacgcttcacttttggaacgtgtggtgttaaatgagtgttacccgtcctctcttttttccttgtctaagggaATGAACATGAACAAAACctcaaggccccgtctcaccatcaaaaaattgacagttatttgatcaaacttgactagtgacacaaactatacctACTAACTGTCACtgtgtgtcactaactgtcaagtttgatcaaataactgtcaattatttgatggtgagacggggccttaaaaGTCAATAGTCAATgtcaaaaatgtaaatttttttcacGGTACAATCAAAATACTTTATTGTACCATGGGTAAATTTTAGTTTCAGAAACAGCAGCGCCCCTATGTGCTACTTACCTGCGCAGAAAGATTGTTCCAGTTATTGCCTATCTTTGAATCTCTCTCTTGTTATTTCTCTATGGGCCAGAACATCGAgcccatgggtgaaaacgatatgtataaatatcttggagtaaagcaagcgcggaaaattgagcataaataaatgaaaacagagataactactgagtttatacgaacggtaaaacagctgcttcgctcataccttaacagtagaaatttgtttaaggcactaaacacctacgcatgttccgcgcttagctactcatttggtattgttaagtggacaaaaacagatatagaagctcttcagcgaaaagtacgaatacacctcacaaaggcacaaaaacaccatcctaaaagtgcagtagaaagaacaacattaccacggaatctaggaggaagaggacttatggatataggtgagcaattagataaacaaattgctaatttaagaacttattttcagatgcagctgagacatctactctacatcgcgctatctgcgcagtagatgacacaacaccgatcaaactgagggaaccagaaatgcgcataaaccaccttactaaggacgaaaaagtgcgcgcctggatgggtaaacctctgcacgggcgacatcccaatgaggtcagccaagattatgtcgacaatatagcgtcgaactactggttgacatcaggaaagatgttccctgagacggagggttcattactggccattcaggatcaggttataccaacaagaaattacctgaaatatatcatcaaagaccctcaggttcaaaacgacagatgccgatatggatgtcaagcccaagaaaccatcaaACATCTTAcggggggctgccaggcatttgctgcaactgaatacaaggaacggcatgacgcagtgggaaaaatccttcatcaagagatagctatcaggctgggacttctccaaacagaccatctcccgtattatcaatacgtccctgagagtatgcttgaggatggcaactacaagctatactgggaccgcactgtactcacagaccaaacagtggcacataatagaccagatctcgtactagttaataaattaacaatacaaacaacactaattgatgtggcgatacctaacaacaataatctacgtagtaaatttactgaaaagatcgccaagtacagagatctagaaattcaaatacgaaggcaatggagaatggaacgtacccagacgataccgattattatgtctactactggagtcattccgaagaccctcctcgaaagcataaaaaagctgggtctgaatgaacatttttataagaccatgcagaaagctgtactactcgcgacggccagatgcgtacgaaaatttctgggagatacacctgcattccaagtcacctagggctcgataacacggaaagagtcccatcagagctcaatccttttgataccgtaggtatctgggttgagtcaattttccccttagagggagtgtgagccgtatggctaaatctggataataataataaaatggaGTTTATTCGtagtaaataaattacacatataataaactcagttcctcactgaagttgtacgtacaacttgtgcgtgagggttcaATTTTGATTGTCTTAAACaacactaattaattttaaaatttacaaaaaggaatcaaataaagttttttttttcgttcatctGTCTCgaaatttgggctcctcttctcactAATTCAGTTACTATTACATGTTGTTTTTCGGACCTACGAAAATTTCTCATAAAATTCAAGAAATAATCGCAAAACGTTTTCTATGGGACTCTTCTGGTGGGACTTCGTTTTTTATGAGAATTATCAttacttttttaatgtgttttatctatttttacaataatttttacaaaTTTAACACTTATAAGTGACAtttcaaaaaaatcatttttgacatcaaaatcagtaatttcttaataaataaacaatgcagtatttaatttagaaaattgcttaaaacaaatttcatacTTGTGAGGTTCTCCTACAGTGTGTATGTACTCTCAAACGTATTTTCAAAGTTCCTGATTGACTAAATtgtttagaacaaatttcacacttgtaaacCTTTTCTCAAGTGTGCACTCTCGAATTTTCCGCACTAcgaaatttcttaaaacaaatttcacacttgtaagccttttctccagtgtgcactctcaaatgtgttttcaaattgcCTGCTAtgctaaactgcttaaaacaaatttcacacttttctccagtgtgaattcTCAAATGAACTTTCAAACCTCCTGGCCCACTAAACTGCGCCTcacaaatttcacacttgaagACTTCTTCACTGTGAACTAGCAAATGAATTTTCAAACTTTCCGCTTCGCTAAACTGcctaaaaaatttttacactgataaggcttttctccagtatgcacacTCAAATGCGTTTTCAAACCGCCTGCTAgtctaaactgcttaaaacaaatttcacacttgtgaggtttttcaccagtgtgtcTCGTTAAAGGAGATTTTAAAGCACATGCTTctctaaactgcttaaaacaaatttcacactggtgtTTCTCCagagtgcttttttatatgagaCTTTAAAGAAATTCTGTAGGTAaactgcttagaacaaatttggcacttgtaaggtttttcaccagtgtgcattctcaaatgtcttttcaaataaTATTCCCGGGCAAAaagcttaaaacaaatttcgcattggtaaggtttttctccagtatgcacacTCAAATGCAATTTTAACCAACTTGCTACAGCAAACtgtttagaacaaatttcacacttgtaaggtttttctccagtgtgcactctcaaatgttttttcaaatcactTTCCCTAAAAAACTTcttaaaacaaatatcacacttgtgAGATTTCTCTTCAGTGTGCCATCTTAAATgcgtttttaaatattttgctaCAGAAAACTCcttaagacaaatttcacacttatgaggctTTTGTCCAGTGAGCATTGGCTTGCACAAATGCTTTTTGAAACTGTCTCTTAAATGATATtccttcaaacaaatttcacacttgtaagtttcaccagtgtgcactctcatatgATCTTTCAAATTAACTGCGTatttaaattgcttaaaacaaatttcacagttgTATGTTTCTCCAGTGTGATTTTTTTTATGagtatttaaagaaattttcTGAATAAACTGCATAgaacaaatatcacacttgtacggtttttctccagtgtgcactcttaaatgtGTTTTCAAAGTATATAAATCactaaactgttttaaacaaactTCACACTGGTAAGGCTTTTCTCTAGTGTGAACTCTTGAATGCCTTCTTAAACTCTCAGCTGCGTTAAACTGTTTAGAACACGTTTTACACTTGTAAGGCCTTTGTCCAGTGTGTATtatcaaatgtcttttcaaattagTTCGTGTAGAAAAATGCTTAtcacaaatttcacacttgtgacgCTTTTCTCCAGCGTGAACTCTCaacaaatgtcttttcaaattgcTTGCGATGCTAAACTGATTAGAACAAATATTACACTTGTAGGGCTTTTCACcagtgtgtatccttaaatgTATTTTCAAACTTCCTAATACACTAAATTGCTTAtcacaaatttcacacttatataATTTTTCTCCAGTATGCTGTCTCATATGTAAATTCAAAGTACTTTGTA encodes:
- the LOC126888228 gene encoding zinc finger protein 888-like isoform X1, encoding MDVKQEFGEDTCKIEIFPNELDDSFKKEIKEEPYSDSDDSTLDDLDLNQRLKLLKTKIEKDENEHLLFKEKQTKEKGFPRDNDTLESMKSTDTHSSNEEEEQNMRLPSEEKLKCKICAKQFTERKQLKTHLRVHKEGNYYKCEICSKKFSHVGPYVIHLRVHTGEKPYKCKMCDKQYSVQSTLNLHMRQHTGEKLYKCEICDKQFSVLGSLKIHLRIHTGEKPYKCNICSNQFSIASNLKRHLLRVHAGEKRHKCEICDKHFSTRTNLKRHLIIHTGQRPYKCKTCSKQFNAAESLRRHSRVHTREKPYQCEVCLKQFSDLYTLKTHLRVHTGEKPYKCDICSMQFIQKISLNTHKKNHTGETYNCEICFKQFKYAVNLKDHMRVHTGETYKCEICLKEYHLRDSFKKHLCKPMLTGQKPHKCEICLKEFSVAKYLKTHLRWHTEEKSHKCDICFKKFFRESDLKKHLRVHTGEKPYKCEICSKQFAVASWLKLHLSVHTGEKPYQCEICFKLFAREYYLKRHLRMHTGEKPYKCQICSKQFTYRISLKSHIKKHSGETPV
- the LOC126888086 gene encoding uncharacterized protein LOC126888086 produces the protein MSICCRYVLESGIRERFLGFVQLTKLDALALANKIQYFLNHIGLNIQLCVSQSYDGASVMSGKFSGVQALVREITRNPCPYVHCHAHRLNLVLVDVSKRVQSVGDTIGLLEAIYAFQSASTLRNELFSFEVKTKSGTKKLKVPQHSDTRYVSKYKGVNFFKTQFSSIVVALQKCAQNKAKPREAAEAKGLLTQFRSFDVIYFLVCLDEILCYLNILSKQLQSLNIDIGKSLRLIKATIESLCKMRTDDKFEELYKKAQDIFQVQGSVSDFSVENRPIRKQTPSSSLSDFLVFETTGKGKSTCNDESVSKKTQFKAELFSIVDNISEEMEKRFSENSSLLACISSCNPNSQNFLDPKELCSFAKFWGKDEEFCIQLKAQCDLGKSMFSKCKSTEDLYKELFSFGSFNELRYIVSVVLVMPVSSATAERSFSSMRRIKNCLRSTMMGQRLHSLGVISIERELSYNLLCHPEIVVDEFAAQKGRRLKFLLK